The Euphorbia lathyris chromosome 8, ddEupLath1.1, whole genome shotgun sequence genome has a window encoding:
- the LOC136203129 gene encoding uncharacterized protein — MDSDDAEEFLRKRQKKNPFSVSPRKQLEYHPMRPYQVMGEVNFMQEEDIRLETTRARFANVIKRHGELADRLARDSDKMIYARLQKEFEAARASQTREVYLDGEEWNDGLLATIRERVHMEADRKAMSGDSSLMPAEHFEEKITYRVGSKVICWLEGARIGIQYETSFAGETCEMYHCVLESKSFLEKMTVLEHTVPFFLPIREAENDLLSSNAMRFIDYIGELLQAYVDRREQVRLIKELYGNQIGELYHSLPYHMVEFVLDDMDCKVTVSLRYAELISVLPTRVKVVAWPLNQSKKSGALGSHHGPARLSYAEEALQAMSLPEAYAEIVLNLPRAVQQISQNISSPG, encoded by the exons ATGGACAGTGATGATGCTGAAGAGTTTCTGAGGAAGAGGCAAAAGAAGAACCCGTTCTCTGTCTCTCCTCGCAAG CAACTCGAATATCATCCAATGCGTCCATATCAAGTGATGGGAGAAGTG AATTTCATGCAAGAGGAAGATATTCGGCTGGAGACTACGCGGGCTAGAT TTGCAAATGTTATAAAGAGGCACGGAGAATTAGCAGATCGTCTTGCTAG GGATTCTGACAAGATGATATATGCGCGACTACAGAAAGAATTTGAGGCTGCCCGAGCATCTCAAACTCGAG AGGTGTATTTAGATGGTGAAGAATGGAATGACGGGCTATTAGCTACTATAAGGGAGAGG GTTCACATGGAAGCTGACAGAAAGGCAATGTCAGGGGACTCAAGTTTGATGCCAGCTGAGCATTTTGAAGAAAAGATTACATACCGAGTTGGAAGTAAg GTGATTTGTTGGTTGGAAGGAGCACGAATCGGCATTCAATATGAGACATCTTTTGCAG GTGAAACCTGTGAGATGTACCATTGTGTGCTTGAGAGCAAGTCTTTTCTTGAAAAGATGACTGTCCTTGAGCACACCGTTCCTTTTTTCCTGCCTATACGAGAAGCAGAAAACGATCTTCTTTCTTCCAATGCTATG AGGTTTATAGATTACATTGGAGAACTTTTGCAAGCTTATGTTGATAGAAGGGAACAG GTTCGACTTATCAAGGAGTTGTACGGAAATCAGATCGGAGAGCTGTATCATAGCCTTCCTTACCATATGGTTGAATTCGTCTTAGATGATATGGATTG CAAGGTGACAGTGAGTCTTAGATATGCGGAACTGATCTCTGTACTTCCAACTCGAGTTAAAGTGGTTGCATGGCCACTCAATCAATCAAAGAAAAGTGGAGCTTTAGGAAGTCACCATGGTCCTGCTCGTCTTTCTTACGCTGAGGAAGCTCTACAAGCCATGAGTCTACCAGAAG CTTATGCTGAGATTGTATTGAATCTTCCACGAGCTGTTCAGCAAATATCTCAGAATATCAGCAGCCCTGGCTAA